The following coding sequences lie in one Portunus trituberculatus isolate SZX2019 chromosome 12, ASM1759143v1, whole genome shotgun sequence genomic window:
- the LOC123502707 gene encoding uncharacterized protein LOC123502707 has translation MLNAVSEYGRDFDVRFSREKSKVLVVNGDALDRNRTWMVSGKEIGRTKEYKYLGIWLDERGCERTKQERIARTNQWVGRLGSVARCRANKYEVVRGLWKGIAIPSIMYGLETTVWTRKDLNRIEVLQNMTGRIALGANRYVAVEAIRGDMGWSTFRERLAKAVLRYRVRLQRMDGSKWAKKVYEWNMYGQWTQESFNIEIWVGKIGMLVRRAIGHGSVDASKREINRRVEEKGKAEWRRGMSEKTTLEWYRRKDRPKCESFYDGSRGGELLFRARTKSLEVNSRVYRWKNGGSKVCEVCETGVDETVEHLMLECEGYECARDKMLGVVTEEIGVEACSEMRERNAREWMEYLLGLCVERQVNGRVIEGVKDFLESAWRERMRMIERQGPLRDRDGDGEQV, from the coding sequence ATGCTGAACGCTGTGAGTGAGTATGGAAGGGATTTTGACGTTAGATTCAGCAGGGAGAAGAgtaaagtattagtagtaaatggGGATGCATTAGACAGGAACAGGACATGGATGGTGAgtgggaaggaaataggaagaacaaaagagTACAAGTATCTGGGTATTTGGCTGGATGAAAGAGGGTGTGAAAGGACCAAGCAGGAAAGAATAGCACGGACTAACCAATGGGTGGGGAGGCTAGGTAGTGTAGCACGGTGCAGGGCAAATAAGTATGAGGTAGTTAGAGGACTATGGAAGGGAATAGCTATCcccagcatcatgtatggtttaGAAACAACAGTGTGGACTAGGAAAGACCTGAATAGGATAGAGGTTCTGCAGAACATGACAGGCAGGATAGCGTTAGGTGCCAACAGGTATGTGGCAGTGGAGGCGATCAGAGGAGATATGGGATGGAGTACATTTAGAGAAAGGTTAGCTAAGGCAGTGTTGAGGTATAGGGTTAGACTGCAGAGGATGGATGGGAGTAAATGGGCAAAAAAGGTGTACGAATGGAACATGTATGGACAGTGGACACAGGAGTCGTTTAATATAGAAATTTGGGTGGGTAAAATAGGAATGCTTGTTAGAAGAGCCATAGGACATGGAAGTGTAGATGCgagtaagagagaaatcaataggcgtgtggaagagaaaggaaaagcagagtggaggagggggatgagtgaGAAGACAACGCTAGAATGGTATCGGAGAAAGGACCGGCCTAAGTGTGAAAGTTTTTATGATGGGAGCCGCGGGGGGGAACTGCTGTTCAGAGCCAGGACCAAGTCCCTGGAGGTGAACAGCAGGGTGTATaggtggaagaatggaggaagcaaggtgtgtgaggtatgcgagacgggtgtggatgagacagtagaacatttgatgctggagtgtgaggggTATGAGTGTGCAAGAGACAAGATGTTAGGTGTAGTGACAGAAGAAATAGGAGTAGAAGCAtgtagtgagatgagagagaggaatgctagGGAATGGATGGAGTACCTGCTGGGGCTGTGTGTTGAGAGACAGGTAAATGGTCGGGTGATTGAGGGTGTGAAAGATTTCTTAGAGAGTGCCTGGAGGGAACGTATGAGAATGATTGAAAGGCAGGGACCACTCAGGGacagggatggggatggggaacaggtgtga